The Spiroplasma corruscae DNA window GATATACTTGTTTTTATCAAGCATGGAAATAATGTTATTATTGTAAACTTCATTAAACCCTCAAACTATCTATATTAATGGCCTTGATAAGTTGCTCATCATCATTAATAAATTCAACATATTTATCAACTAATGGTATTCACACTATTGTATCAATATAATTAATCTTTACTAATCAGTATACGCCATTATCAATTACATCTAATACAGAGTAATTAATATCATTAAATTTCACTGAATAATCATTATAGTTAATTGTATTTATAAATAGCTTCTTATCTTTGTTAATAAATACTTCTTTTTTTACTAAATTACAAGCTTCATTTATTGAATTAATACTAGTAAATTTAATAATACAATTAGTATTTTTAAAGTAAACATTCTCAATCTTATATGGTAAGAAACTAACCCTATCTTTTATGAAAAATGTTTCATTAATTAATGACTTATCATAATCATATTTATCAGATAGACTAAATTTAATACTACCTTTTATTCCATGAGTTGAAACAATTTCCCCAACTTTTATTAATTTATTTTCCATAATTTTCGAACACTTCAATATCTATAACAATTTCTTTTTTAAACTTAGAAATTCTCGAATTAAGAATTGGTAATATATGATTTAAAATCCCTGTATTAGAATTGTTGACAAATAATGAAACAGAAGCGTCAAATGTTACTAATACAAATTGTATACTTTCATTGTCTTCAAATTTAAAATCTAAAAAGTATTTACAATCTTTTGGAACTAAATCAGATAATAATTCCTTTAATGACTCGAGTAATTCAATACTATTCATTACTTAGTTTCTTTAACTTTTGTTGTAGTTTTTTTTGGTTTATCATCTGTTGTTTTTCCAGCTGCTGGTTTTTTAGCAGTTGATGCTTTTGAAGCAGTTGATGCTTTTGAAGCAGTTGATGCTTTTGAAGCAACTGGTTTTTTAGTTGCTGATTTTTTAGTTACTGGGTTTTTTTCTTTAGATGATTGATTACTCAATTTAAAATCATGTAATTCTTTCATTAAACCATTTTTTGACAATATATTTCTAACTGTATCAGTAGGTTGAGCACCATCCTTCAACCATTTTAAAGCGATATCATGTTGAAGTTTAACTTCTCCATTAAGTGGGTTATATGTACCCACTAACTCTATGTATTCTCCATCACGTTTTACACGTGAATCTGAAGCTACTATTCTATAAAAAGCAGCTCTTTTTTTTCCGGCTCTTTTTAATCTTAATTTAACCATAAATTCCTCCTTTTATCTAAACCTCTATAATAATATATAAATAAATATAAAGAGTCAAGTAGTTTTACTTGACTCTTTATATAAAAAAAAAAAAAAAACGCTTGATGCGTTTATGATTCAAATTTGGCGCCCACGAGAAGATTCGAACTTCTGACCCTACGCTTAGAAGGCGCATGCTCTATCCTACTGAGCTACGTGGGCAACAACAAAATAATAATAACAAAAAAAATAAAAATATTCTATATTAATTCTATTTTTATAAAAATTGAATTCATTGCTAAATATTAAAACTCTTAAAAATGTATTTAAAGAAATAATAATTTTAGTTATTGTTTTTTACATATTAACTTTTTATAAATATTACTATTTTTAATAAACTATTAAGATTATTAAGTGTTTTGCAGCTTAAGTTTAAATATTAAATTTTTTTATCTCTTTTAATAATATTATTTTTCTCAGTTTTTAAGTTTTGTTGGTAACTCTAAATAAGGTATAAACTCTTTTCTAATTTCTTCATTTTGTTCACTTTCATAATAATCCAACATTTTTGTAAACTTAACATAAAGAGCTTTAATATTATCATATGTCTGGAAAGTATGATCAAGCGGATGAGGACCATA harbors:
- the rpsP gene encoding 30S ribosomal protein S16, which gives rise to MVKLRLKRAGKKRAAFYRIVASDSRVKRDGEYIELVGTYNPLNGEVKLQHDIALKWLKDGAQPTDTVRNILSKNGLMKELHDFKLSNQSSKEKNPVTKKSATKKPVASKASTASKASTASKASTAKKPAAGKTTDDKPKKTTTKVKETK